One Pecten maximus chromosome 16, xPecMax1.1, whole genome shotgun sequence DNA window includes the following coding sequences:
- the LOC117344608 gene encoding uncharacterized protein LOC117344608 codes for MKEDMCQQMISLREEIRRENRELIERLEGRVFDLEEQNEDLKQTVTKLEQHLSDSEDKRIELEIKQNDLEQHGRKNSIRIVGLEDSNRNESVEDCVGKIVSFVKDKLKVAICKSDIDIAHRLGPFQRGKPRSIICKFTHRRKKIEIIQGRKVLKGSGIYITEDLTRINQQRLKAAFELQCVERSWSMDGKLFVLLKSGKKRRIYADTILSEAFLMDDNNFR; via the exons ATGAAGGAGGATATGTGTCAACAGATGATAAGTTTAAGAGAAGAAATCAGACGAGAAAACAGAGAACTGATAGAGAGATTGGAGGGTCGTGTGTTCGACTTAGAGGAGCAAAATGAGGACTTGAAACAAACAGTTACCAAGCTTGAACAACATTTATCAGACTCGGAAGATAAAAGGATAGAAttggaaatcaaacaaaatgatCTGGAGCAGCACGGGAGAAAAAACTCTATCAGGATAGTTGGACTGGAAGATTCTAATAGAAATGAGTCTGTAGAAGATTGTGTTGGAAAGATTGTGAGTTTTGTGAAGGACAAGTTGAAAGTTGCGATCTGCAAATCTGACATAGACATTGCACACAGACTTGGGCCTTTTCAGCGAGGTAAACCACGTAGCATTATCTGCAAGTTCACTCACAGAAGGAAGAAGATAGAGATTATCCAGGGAAGGAAAGTGTTGAAGGGATCTGGGATATACATCACAGAGGACTTGACTCGAATAAATCAACAGAGACTAAAGGCTGCTTTCGAACTCCAATGTGTTGAGCGTTCATGGAGTATGGATGGAAAACTGTTTGTGTTGTTGAAATCTGGAAAAAAAAGGAGAATTTATGCTGATACAATTTTGTCGGAGGCCTTTTTGATGGACGATAACAATTTCCGC TAG